In one window of Cellulophaga sp. HaHa_2_95 DNA:
- a CDS encoding ankyrin repeat domain-containing protein, with product MKKSFVIAVLGLTLISTNVKAETLLKSSPETTIHIKKITGLSSFCNAILKGDIQTVKSMISLGEDVNEKSLGMTPAIFAARYNRADILEVLIENGADITVKCDRGRSIKKHAEQSGAIDALEVIEAHSRKK from the coding sequence ATGAAAAAATCATTCGTAATTGCAGTTCTAGGTCTTACATTAATTAGTACAAACGTTAAAGCTGAAACCCTCTTAAAATCTTCTCCAGAGACAACTATCCACATTAAAAAAATAACAGGATTAAGTTCTTTTTGTAATGCTATTTTAAAGGGAGATATTCAAACCGTTAAAAGCATGATTTCTTTAGGGGAAGATGTAAACGAAAAATCATTAGGAATGACTCCTGCTATTTTTGCAGCACGTTACAATCGCGCTGATATTTTAGAAGTGCTTATTGAAAACGGAGCGGATATTACGGTGAAATGTGACAGAGGTAGAAGTATTAAAAAACATGCAGAGCAATCTGGAGCTATTGATGCTTTAGAAGTAATTGAAGCGCATTCTAGAAAGAAATAG
- a CDS encoding gliding motility-associated C-terminal domain-containing protein encodes MKQNIVVFLGGLLLGIAPSNAQEQTQNFGSLKIHEEGSLGFHDDLINNGSFDENAGLVGFYNTSDLTISGAFRPIFKDAEIVVTNHLNLEIGVGISNNSNFIIGNIVTPRNQLAITLDYINDAFYTGETEQTKVDGYAGLTNKQNFLFPTGIIDKLRPIELRSSSVNALAKAAYFYEDPNVPSTFTTSFDTDQKSDILLRISSYEYWDLDSDILSNVILTWDLDSSIPNIVDRIEDLRVVGWDKTEGIWVDLGNTNLSGDFTSGSITSATFLPNAYEVITFGESLSTESITLDNYILTPNNDGVNDYLVIDAVALSPNNKIEIYNRWGRIVYTVENYKNLFDGTANNQFTISKNKGLPDGIYFYVVKLFDIEVTHQGYLYLNN; translated from the coding sequence ATGAAACAAAACATAGTAGTATTTTTAGGTGGCTTGTTACTCGGTATTGCACCTAGTAACGCTCAAGAACAAACTCAAAATTTTGGAAGCTTAAAAATTCATGAAGAAGGAAGTTTAGGCTTTCATGACGATTTAATAAACAATGGATCTTTTGACGAAAATGCTGGCTTAGTCGGCTTTTACAATACAAGCGACCTTACCATTTCTGGAGCTTTTAGACCTATTTTTAAAGATGCTGAAATAGTGGTTACTAATCATTTAAATTTAGAAATTGGAGTGGGTATTTCAAACAATAGTAATTTTATTATTGGCAACATAGTAACACCAAGAAATCAATTAGCGATTACCTTAGATTATATCAATGATGCTTTTTATACTGGCGAGACGGAGCAAACCAAAGTAGATGGTTATGCGGGATTAACCAACAAACAAAATTTTCTATTCCCAACCGGAATTATAGATAAGTTACGCCCCATAGAATTAAGATCTAGTAGCGTAAATGCTCTGGCAAAAGCCGCCTATTTCTATGAAGACCCAAATGTACCTTCTACCTTTACCACAAGTTTTGATACGGATCAAAAAAGTGATATTTTATTACGCATTAGCAGTTATGAATATTGGGATTTAGATAGTGATATCCTTTCAAATGTTATTCTTACTTGGGATTTAGACAGCTCTATTCCTAATATTGTTGACAGAATTGAAGACTTAAGAGTCGTAGGATGGGACAAAACCGAGGGTATTTGGGTAGATTTAGGAAATACTAATCTTTCAGGAGATTTTACATCAGGAAGCATTACTTCTGCCACATTTTTACCGAACGCGTATGAGGTAATTACTTTTGGAGAAAGTCTCAGTACAGAAAGTATCACTTTAGACAACTATATCCTTACACCCAACAATGATGGTGTAAATGATTACTTAGTTATTGATGCCGTTGCTCTTTCACCTAATAATAAAATAGAAATTTATAACCGGTGGGGGCGCATTGTATATACCGTAGAAAATTATAAAAACCTATTTGACGGTACTGCTAATAACCAATTTACTATCAGTAAGAACAAAGGACTCCCTGATGGAATCTATTTTTACGTTGTAAAATTATTTGATATTGAAGTTACCCACCAGGGATATCTTTACTTAAATAATTAA
- a CDS encoding M15 family metallopeptidase — MQRRSFIKKTTVSGLALALVPSITLAQDKDVEYSILELMGKSDVKLYGKGINLRKEAHNAFIEMKRAAYTGGIDLKIVSSYRSFDRQQVIFENKFIKYTDAGMTPLDAISKIIEYSTIPGTSRHHWGTDIDVIDGYQKVSGDVLVPSKYGEGQPFADFKKWMDENSEKFGFYLVYTDDKKRRGFKYEPWHYSYAPISIPMLETFRSKNLLQIYKDEDFLGSEHFTSGFLRTYITDNVLDINSKLL, encoded by the coding sequence ATGCAGAGAAGATCATTTATAAAAAAAACCACAGTATCAGGCCTTGCTTTAGCATTAGTGCCTTCCATTACGCTTGCTCAAGATAAAGATGTAGAATATTCTATTTTAGAATTAATGGGCAAAAGTGATGTAAAACTGTACGGCAAAGGCATTAACTTAAGAAAAGAAGCTCATAACGCCTTTATAGAAATGAAAAGAGCTGCTTATACGGGCGGTATCGATTTAAAAATTGTTTCTAGCTACCGTAGTTTTGATCGCCAGCAAGTAATTTTCGAAAACAAGTTTATCAAGTACACGGATGCTGGTATGACGCCGCTTGACGCAATATCTAAAATTATAGAATATTCAACGATTCCAGGAACAAGCAGACACCATTGGGGTACAGACATTGATGTAATTGATGGCTACCAAAAAGTAAGCGGAGATGTTTTAGTTCCCTCAAAGTACGGCGAAGGTCAGCCTTTTGCAGATTTTAAAAAGTGGATGGATGAAAATTCAGAGAAATTTGGTTTTTATTTGGTCTATACCGATGATAAAAAAAGAAGAGGATTTAAATATGAGCCTTGGCATTATAGCTACGCCCCTATTTCGATACCTATGTTAGAAACTTTCCGTAGTAAAAATTTACTCCAAATTTATAAAGATGAGGATTTTCTTGGAAGCGAACATTTCACCTCTGGGTTCCTAAGAACGTACATAACAGATAATGTCTTAGACATAAATTCTAAACTTCTTTAG
- a CDS encoding M48 family metalloprotease yields the protein MKRGNWKIRIFIGLAIVAFAFIKKCSNTEENPYTGREQHITMTSDQEIAIGLQSAPGMAQQHGGLYPDEKLQAFVKKVGNRLVNNSIAKDTPYQYDFHLLADDQTINAFALPGGQCFITYALFSQLNEAQLAGVMGHEIGHVIGRHSAERIADSQTWQTATMGATVGAGDMGSIVGSIGQNTLLKNGRNDELESDELGVLFMIKAGYDPYEMIKVMEILKAAGGPNRVPEFQSTHPDPANRIEKIKAAIEKYQE from the coding sequence ATGAAAAGAGGTAATTGGAAAATTAGAATATTCATAGGCCTAGCCATTGTAGCCTTTGCGTTTATAAAAAAATGCAGTAATACAGAAGAGAATCCATATACAGGTAGAGAGCAACACATTACAATGACTTCCGATCAAGAAATTGCCATTGGATTACAAAGCGCACCAGGAATGGCGCAACAACATGGTGGCTTATACCCTGATGAAAAATTACAAGCCTTTGTCAAAAAAGTAGGAAACCGCTTGGTGAATAATAGTATTGCTAAAGACACCCCTTATCAGTATGACTTTCACTTGCTTGCTGATGATCAGACCATAAATGCTTTTGCTTTACCTGGAGGACAATGTTTTATTACCTACGCCTTGTTTTCACAATTAAATGAAGCACAACTTGCTGGTGTTATGGGGCATGAAATTGGTCATGTAATTGGCCGTCATTCCGCAGAACGTATTGCAGATTCTCAGACTTGGCAAACCGCCACAATGGGTGCAACTGTGGGTGCGGGAGACATGGGGAGTATTGTGGGGAGTATTGGACAAAACACGTTACTAAAGAACGGAAGAAATGACGAACTAGAAAGTGATGAATTAGGCGTACTTTTTATGATTAAAGCAGGTTATGACCCTTACGAAATGATAAAAGTAATGGAAATTCTAAAAGCTGCTGGCGGCCCAAACCGTGTTCCTGAATTTCAAAGCACACACCCTGATCCAGCCAATAGAATTGAAAAGATAAAAGCGGCTATTGAAAAATACCAAGAATAA
- the gpmI gene encoding 2,3-bisphosphoglycerate-independent phosphoglycerate mutase, which translates to MNKKVILMILDGWGKSPNPKVSAVDNANTPFIDRIQKEYSNANLLTDGMNVGLPEGQMGNSEVGHMNLGAGRIVYQDLAKINKAVKEDTLKDEKVLKEAFLYAKENNKPVHFVGLLSDGGVHSHTSHLKGLIKASEAYKLDKVFIHAFTDGRDVDPKSGKGYVTAINEFCADKKAKIATVIGRYYAMDRDKRWERIKLAYDLLVNNTGTKTNDIAAELQKNYDADVTDEFIKPIVATNADLTPIAKIENGDVLIFFNFRTDRGRELTEVLSQVDMHEQNMHKLDLYYVTMTNYNDAYKNIHVVYDKDNIEKTLGEVLSEAGKKQIRIAETEKYPHVTFFFNGGRETPFEGEERLLCPSPKVATYDLQPEMSAYEIRDAIIPELEKGDADFVCLNFANPDMVGHTGVMKAAIKACEVVDSCAEAVVTAGLKNGYSSIVIADHGNCETMINPDGSPNTAHTTNPVPLILVDKDHIKISDGVLGDIAPTILKLMGVAQPAVMTQKPLV; encoded by the coding sequence ATGAATAAGAAAGTAATATTAATGATTTTGGATGGATGGGGTAAATCTCCCAATCCAAAAGTTTCAGCTGTAGATAATGCAAACACTCCTTTTATAGACCGTATTCAGAAAGAATATTCCAATGCGAACTTACTTACTGACGGTATGAACGTTGGTCTTCCTGAGGGACAAATGGGGAATAGCGAAGTTGGTCATATGAATTTAGGTGCAGGTAGAATTGTATACCAAGATTTAGCCAAAATAAATAAAGCGGTAAAAGAAGATACGCTTAAGGATGAAAAAGTATTAAAGGAAGCTTTTTTATACGCAAAAGAAAACAACAAGCCTGTGCATTTCGTAGGTCTTTTAAGTGATGGTGGTGTTCATAGCCATACCTCACATTTGAAAGGATTGATAAAAGCGAGTGAAGCCTATAAACTTGACAAGGTATTTATCCACGCTTTTACAGACGGTAGAGATGTAGATCCAAAAAGTGGAAAAGGATATGTTACTGCTATCAATGAATTTTGTGCAGACAAAAAAGCAAAGATAGCGACGGTTATCGGCCGTTATTACGCAATGGACAGAGATAAACGTTGGGAGCGTATTAAATTAGCTTATGACCTTTTAGTTAACAATACCGGTACTAAAACCAATGATATAGCGGCAGAATTGCAAAAAAATTATGATGCTGATGTTACGGATGAGTTTATCAAGCCAATAGTAGCTACCAACGCAGATCTTACGCCAATTGCTAAAATTGAAAATGGTGATGTTTTAATCTTTTTTAACTTTAGAACAGACCGTGGTCGCGAACTTACCGAAGTATTAAGTCAAGTAGATATGCATGAACAAAATATGCACAAGCTAGATTTATACTATGTAACTATGACCAACTACAATGATGCTTACAAAAACATTCATGTAGTGTATGATAAAGATAATATTGAAAAGACTTTAGGTGAGGTTTTATCTGAAGCTGGTAAAAAGCAAATTAGAATTGCTGAAACCGAAAAATACCCACATGTAACATTTTTCTTTAATGGAGGTCGTGAAACACCTTTTGAAGGAGAAGAAAGGTTACTTTGTCCATCTCCTAAAGTTGCCACTTATGATCTTCAACCAGAAATGAGCGCCTATGAAATTAGAGATGCTATTATTCCAGAATTGGAAAAAGGTGATGCTGATTTTGTGTGTTTGAATTTTGCTAACCCTGATATGGTTGGTCATACGGGAGTTATGAAAGCTGCTATTAAAGCTTGTGAGGTAGTAGACAGTTGTGCAGAAGCAGTGGTTACCGCTGGTTTAAAAAACGGATATTCCAGTATTGTTATAGCAGACCATGGAAACTGCGAAACTATGATTAACCCTGATGGCAGTCCTAACACCGCACACACCACCAATCCTGTTCCATTAATATTAGTAGATAAAGATCATATTAAAATTAGTGATGGTGTTTTAGGAGATATTGCTCCTACAATTTTAAAACTAATGGGTGTTGCACAACCTGCAGTAATGACCCAGAAACCATTGGTATAA
- a CDS encoding GNAT family N-acetyltransferase, translated as MGKNTVTTLVPKLITAEETYPVRHPVLRKGRSIATCILVGDELSDTFHIGGFLEDKLVAVASFYNANHADHKFTEAAQLRGMAVLHEYHGHGFGKQLLLYGEELLKKKEKTTVWMNARVSAVGFYTNLGYHKVGPIFEIPLVGEHYVMFKKI; from the coding sequence ATGGGTAAAAATACCGTTACTACTTTAGTACCTAAATTGATAACAGCAGAAGAAACTTATCCGGTACGTCATCCCGTTTTAAGAAAAGGGAGGTCTATTGCTACTTGTATATTAGTTGGGGATGAATTGTCAGATACATTTCATATAGGCGGATTTTTAGAAGATAAGCTGGTAGCCGTTGCATCATTTTACAATGCAAACCACGCAGATCACAAGTTTACTGAGGCTGCACAATTAAGAGGAATGGCTGTTTTACACGAATACCACGGTCATGGTTTTGGCAAGCAGTTATTACTATACGGAGAAGAACTATTAAAGAAAAAAGAAAAAACTACCGTTTGGATGAATGCAAGAGTTTCGGCTGTTGGGTTCTACACCAATCTAGGATATCATAAAGTTGGTCCGATATTTGAAATACCCTTAGTAGGGGAACATTACGTAATGTTTAAAAAAATATAG
- a CDS encoding DUF6747 family protein — MGTLLHFRNVYLEAFENCRPIFIVVLLKIYSLFSVLMISMALYAFAYRAINGFRF, encoded by the coding sequence ATGGGTACACTATTACATTTCAGAAATGTTTACTTAGAAGCTTTTGAAAATTGTAGACCTATATTTATTGTAGTTTTACTGAAGATCTATTCATTATTCTCTGTATTAATGATCTCTATGGCCCTTTATGCATTTGCATATCGTGCAATTAACGGATTCAGATTTTAA